A section of the Centroberyx gerrardi isolate f3 chromosome 8, fCenGer3.hap1.cur.20231027, whole genome shotgun sequence genome encodes:
- the LOC139919977 gene encoding nuclear factor 7, ovary-like has product MAEKIALFESYLSCHVCSETFRDPVSLGCGHSFCSSCLKQFWKQAKNKNCPVCKRKSSKSEPGVNFALKELADSFTGRQKAGSSETDKGEEKVEVVCSKHPEVPKWFCKEEQRAVCHVCEFPLHHGHKVVPIEEAVSELKQQLKSDLKSLQDKRNKYKEVEKTYNEVVQHSKKQLVATERQIRAEFNKLHQFLKEEEEARLEALREEEEQKEKTITREMKIIQEKISSLSDSISAVEEDLQKHNVPFLTSYKPTQTSTRAQCSLSDPQLVSGALIDVAKHLGNLSFRVWEKMKGKVKFSPVILDPNTASRWLYLSDDLTSVRRGDTWQQLPDNPERNTNYTHVLGSEGFSSGKHSWEVEVGDHPDWNVGLAKESVDRKGKLFVSPEYGIWCLLHRSGKYTNGPGETVTVKQSLQRIRVQLDYDRGELSFYDSENKTHIYTYRDTFTEKLYPYFSVAKADDAETIDIKVCQAKTSL; this is encoded by the coding sequence ATGGCTGAGAAAATTGCTCTTTTTGAAAGTTACTTGAGTTGCCATGTGTGTTCAGAGACTTTCAGAGATCCTGTGTCTCTGGGCTGCGGCCACAGCTTCTGTTCCAGCTGCCTGAAACAATTCTGGaaacaagctaaaaacaaaaactgtcctGTTTGTAAGAGAAAATCCTCAAAGTCTGAACCAGGAGTGAACTTTGCATTGAAGGAACTAGCTGACTCCTTTACTGGGAGACAGAAAGCTGGGTCATCTGAGACagataaaggagaggagaaagtggaggTGGTGTGTAGTAAACATCCAGAAGTGCCTAAATGGTTCTGTaaggaggaacagagagctgTGTGTCATGTCTGTGAGTTCCCTCTCCACCACGGTCACAAGGTGGTTCCTATAGAAGAAGCAGTCAGTGAGCTGAAGCAGCAGCTGAAATCTGACTTAAAGTCTCTACAGGACAAGAGGAACAAATACAAAGAGGTTGAGAAGACATACAACGAAGTGGTTCAACACTCCAAGAAACAGCTGGTggccacagagaggcagatcagAGCAGAGTTCAACAAGCTCCACCAGTtcctgaaagaggaagaggaggccagacTGGAGgctctgagggaggaagaggagcagaaggagaagaCTATCACCAGAGAGATGAAGATCATTCAGGAGaagatctcctctctctcagacagtaTCTCTGCTGTAGAAGAAGACCTGCAGAAACACAATGTGCCATTCCTCACCAGTTATAAACCCACTCAGACCAGCACCAGAGCCCAGTGCTCACTGTCAGATCCACAACTGGTCTCAGGAGCGCTGATAGATgtggccaaacacctgggcaacctgtCCTTCAGAGTCTGGGAGAAGATGAAGGGGAAGGTCAAGTTCAGTCCTGTcattctggacccaaacactgcAAGCCGATGGCTCTATCTGTCTGATGACCTGACCAGTGTGAGACGTGGAGACACATGGCAGCAGCTCCCTGACAACCCAGAGAGAAACACTAACTATACCCATGTTCTGGGCTCTGAGGGCTTCAGCTCAGGGAAACACagctgggaggtggaggtgggagatCATCCTGACTGGAATGTAGGTTTGGCAAAAGAGTCAGTTGACAGGAAGGGGAAGTTATTTGTTTCACCAGAATATGGAATCTGGTGTTTACTGCATCGCAGTGGAAAATACACTAATGGGCCTGGTGAGACCGTCACAGTGAAGCAGAGTCTCCAGAGGATCAGAGTCCAGCTGGACTATGACAGGGGGGAGCTGTCCTTCTACGACTCTGAGAACAAGACTCACATCTACACTTACAGAGACACtttcactgagaaactctacccatATTTCTCTGTTGCAAAGGCTGATGATGCAGAGACCATTGATATCAAAGTCTGTCAAGCTAAGACTTCTCTGTGA